One Peptostreptococcus equinus genomic window carries:
- a CDS encoding (2Fe-2S)-binding protein produces the protein MKQLITLNINNQNYDVIVTPMDLLVDVIRKAIGLTGTKKGCGQGDCGACTVLIDGQPKLSCLTLAITCADKKIITIEGIANEDGTLHPIQDAFLDHGAVQCGFCTPGMILSAKALIDRNPNPSQKEIKTAISGNTCRCTGYINIVSAIESYANLVAEKGAK, from the coding sequence ATGAAACAATTAATCACTTTGAATATTAATAATCAGAACTATGATGTAATAGTTACTCCAATGGATCTTTTGGTTGATGTAATCAGGAAAGCGATTGGTTTAACTGGTACAAAGAAAGGTTGTGGTCAGGGAGACTGTGGAGCATGTACAGTCTTGATAGATGGACAGCCTAAACTATCTTGTTTAACACTAGCTATTACATGTGCAGATAAGAAAATAATAACAATTGAAGGAATTGCTAATGAAGATGGAACTTTACATCCAATTCAGGATGCTTTCCTTGATCATGGTGCAGTACAGTGCGGTTTTTGTACACCAGGCATGATATTATCAGCTAAAGCATTAATAGATAGAAATCCAAATCCTTCTCAGAAGGAGATTAAGACAGCTATTTCAGGAAATACTTGTAGATGTACTGGATATATTAATATCGTTTCCGCTATAGAGTCTTATGCAAATTTAGTTGCAGAAAAGGGGGCTAAATAA
- the modA gene encoding molybdate ABC transporter substrate-binding protein — protein MRENSIKRLSVICLLLSVCMFVATAMTACSKKEAKEENSVKKSEKQEINLFIAASLTDSVGEIVKDFEAKNPNVKVVINADSSGKLKSQILEGFDCDIFLSASPKEVDELKGKGLIIDNSTKDLLENQLAVIAAKDYSGPVKGLENIKEAKSIALPYASVPAGFYARKALIHDKLINVQMKENATKDEEKAIIKAIEGKTISNDLGGVVISEKDNVSSALSAVAEKSTEVGFTYVSDAKRNDGVKIISEIGIDKTGKIKYPIAKIKSKKSNKDKEEIIEKLYKALISDNAKKVYAKYGFKTN, from the coding sequence ATGAGAGAAAATTCAATAAAAAGGTTGTCAGTAATTTGCTTATTATTATCAGTATGTATGTTTGTTGCTACAGCAATGACAGCATGCTCAAAAAAAGAGGCTAAAGAAGAAAATTCTGTTAAAAAATCGGAAAAACAAGAAATTAATTTATTTATTGCAGCTAGTTTAACAGATTCAGTAGGTGAAATAGTTAAGGATTTTGAAGCGAAAAATCCAAATGTAAAAGTAGTCATAAATGCTGATTCTTCTGGAAAGCTAAAGAGTCAGATATTAGAAGGTTTTGACTGTGATATATTTTTAAGTGCTTCACCTAAGGAAGTTGATGAATTGAAAGGTAAAGGCTTAATAATAGATAATTCAACTAAAGATCTTTTGGAAAATCAATTAGCAGTTATTGCAGCCAAGGATTATTCTGGCCCAGTAAAAGGATTAGAAAATATTAAAGAGGCCAAGTCTATAGCACTTCCATATGCGAGTGTTCCAGCTGGATTTTATGCTAGAAAAGCTTTGATACACGATAAACTTATTAATGTACAAATGAAGGAAAATGCTACAAAAGATGAAGAAAAGGCAATTATAAAAGCAATTGAAGGAAAGACTATTTCAAATGATTTAGGTGGTGTGGTAATAAGTGAAAAGGATAATGTAAGTTCAGCTTTAAGTGCAGTAGCCGAAAAATCAACAGAAGTAGGATTTACATATGTAAGTGATGCCAAGAGAAATGATGGTGTAAAGATTATATCTGAAATCGGAATAGATAAAACAGGAAAAATAAAATATCCAATAGCAAAAATTAAGTCTAAAAAGTCTAACAAGGATAAGGAAGAAATAATAGAAAAATTATATAAAGCATTGATAAGTGATAATGCTAAGAAAGTATATGCAAAATATGGATTCAAGACTAATTAA
- a CDS encoding FAD binding domain-containing protein, which produces MNILSNFQYHAPKTKAEVLDLLADIGDKSKMLAGGTDLVIMLKEKMIQTENVINIADVKELSGIKFTDNGVEIGACTTISEIENSKELVEKYGALVYAASQLGSYQVRTMATIGGNISHSSPCGETPAPLSALNATVVIESKRGERTVKPEDFILGNRQNILEKDEMVTKFIIPEPVAHSAATYGNIGLRNAMEIDAVNMAVNIELEDDKKTIKSAKLIMGSVAPKPIVSEGVPSLLVGKELNDELIEKVGEAAMSEATPISDVRASAEYRKDVVGALARRLTKEAYNKAMEA; this is translated from the coding sequence ATGAATATTTTAAGTAATTTTCAGTATCATGCACCTAAAACTAAGGCAGAAGTTTTAGACTTGCTGGCAGATATTGGCGACAAATCAAAGATGCTTGCTGGGGGCACTGATTTAGTTATTATGCTAAAGGAGAAAATGATTCAGACGGAAAACGTTATCAACATCGCGGACGTTAAGGAATTATCAGGCATTAAATTTACTGATAATGGGGTAGAAATCGGAGCATGTACAACTATCTCTGAAATCGAAAACTCTAAAGAACTTGTTGAAAAGTATGGTGCATTAGTTTATGCAGCTAGTCAGTTAGGTTCTTATCAGGTAAGAACAATGGCAACTATAGGTGGAAATATTTCTCACTCATCACCATGTGGAGAAACACCAGCACCTTTATCAGCTTTGAATGCTACAGTTGTGATTGAAAGCAAGAGAGGGGAAAGAACTGTAAAGCCTGAAGATTTTATACTTGGTAATCGTCAAAATATATTAGAAAAAGATGAGATGGTAACAAAATTTATAATACCAGAACCTGTAGCTCATTCAGCTGCTACTTATGGTAATATAGGTTTAAGAAACGCTATGGAAATAGATGCCGTAAATATGGCTGTAAATATAGAATTAGAAGATGATAAGAAGACTATTAAAAGTGCAAAACTTATAATGGGATCAGTAGCACCAAAGCCTATTGTTTCTGAAGGAGTTCCATCATTACTTGTTGGAAAAGAATTAAACGATGAGTTGATTGAAAAAGTTGGAGAAGCAGCTATGAGCGAAGCTACACCAATTTCTGATGTTAGAGCATCTGCTGAATACAGAAAAGATGTTGTAGGAGCTTTAGCTAGAAGATTGACTAAAGAAGCATATAATAAGGCAATGGAGGCGTAG
- a CDS encoding sulfate/molybdate ABC transporter ATP-binding protein yields the protein MDLSIDIKSKLHSYNMDISLKTSAKRVGILGESGAGKSMLLKYISGIISPDVGIIKINDIIAFDSTKKNNIKPQKRDVAYMFQNYALFPNMNVRENIEIVLKGNKEFKKNKAFEYMKKFHISDLADKMPKDLSGGQQQRVALARIMAYEPQIILLDEPFSALDNDLKDKLQIELEEMLSDFDGMVIMVSHSREEIYRFSDELVIIENGKVVEQGPTKKVFNKPKTLAGAKMVGVNNIISAYVDDDCDITIPDFDIKIERENISNDIKYIGIRDTDFKLLSKDKIDNNTIDGKVEKIYRGLESTMIYFSVIRKSKNYEETKISEKNYCIKLNNLEAEKYLENNSDLKISMDREKIVYIES from the coding sequence ATGGACTTATCAATTGATATAAAATCAAAATTACATAGTTACAATATGGATATTTCATTAAAAACAAGTGCAAAAAGAGTTGGTATTCTCGGAGAATCTGGTGCGGGAAAGAGCATGTTACTTAAGTATATATCAGGTATAATAAGTCCAGATGTTGGTATTATCAAGATTAATGACATAATTGCTTTTGATTCAACTAAAAAAAATAATATAAAACCACAAAAAAGAGATGTAGCTTATATGTTTCAAAATTACGCTCTTTTTCCAAATATGAATGTGAGAGAAAATATTGAGATAGTCTTGAAGGGAAATAAGGAATTTAAAAAAAATAAGGCTTTTGAATATATGAAAAAGTTTCATATAAGTGACTTGGCTGATAAAATGCCAAAAGATTTATCTGGAGGGCAGCAACAGAGAGTAGCGTTGGCAAGAATTATGGCATATGAACCCCAAATTATTCTATTGGATGAACCATTTTCAGCCTTGGACAATGACCTAAAAGATAAGTTACAAATTGAACTCGAAGAGATGCTTTCTGATTTTGATGGTATGGTCATAATGGTATCGCATAGCAGGGAGGAGATTTATAGATTTAGTGATGAACTTGTCATAATTGAAAATGGAAAAGTAGTAGAACAAGGTCCTACAAAAAAAGTATTTAATAAACCAAAAACTTTAGCCGGAGCTAAAATGGTTGGAGTAAATAATATTATCTCAGCATATGTAGATGATGATTGCGACATTACTATTCCTGATTTTGATATAAAAATTGAGCGTGAAAATATTAGCAATGATATTAAATATATAGGAATAAGAGATACAGATTTCAAATTATTATCAAAAGATAAAATTGATAATAATACTATAGATGGAAAAGTTGAAAAAATTTATAGAGGCTTAGAAAGCACGATGATATATTTTTCTGTGATAAGAAAATCTAAAAATTATGAAGAAACTAAAATTTCAGAAAAAAATTATTGTATAAAATTAAACAATTTAGAAGCGGAAAAATACCTAGAGAATAATTCGGATTTGAAAATTTCAATGGATAGAGAAAAAATAGTTTATATCGAAAGTTGA
- the modB gene encoding molybdate ABC transporter permease subunit: protein MEKLFEIFTNLDWSPLIISIKTAIVATIISFFIGVHLAKKAMSFSKKRKAFLDGIMSLPIVLPPTVAGFILLIIFSKRRFLGSFLLENFDISVLQTWLGCILAATVIALPLMYQNARAAFEQVDQNLIYAARTLGISEKKIFYKVLLPVAGPGLIAGSILCFARAMGEYGATSMVAGNIQGKTGTVSQTIAMVINDGDYLKAGAWVIIVLIISFVIIYMTNIVLNKK from the coding sequence TTGGAGAAATTATTTGAAATATTTACAAACTTAGATTGGAGTCCATTAATAATATCTATAAAGACAGCAATCGTTGCGACAATAATTTCTTTCTTCATTGGAGTGCATCTCGCTAAGAAAGCCATGTCTTTTAGTAAAAAAAGAAAGGCTTTTTTAGATGGGATAATGTCTTTACCTATAGTATTGCCACCAACTGTAGCAGGTTTTATATTGCTGATTATATTTAGTAAAAGAAGATTTTTGGGAAGTTTTTTGTTGGAAAACTTTGATATAAGTGTATTGCAAACATGGTTAGGTTGTATACTGGCTGCTACAGTAATAGCATTACCTTTAATGTACCAAAATGCAAGGGCTGCTTTTGAACAGGTAGATCAAAACTTAATTTATGCAGCTAGGACACTAGGGATAAGCGAGAAAAAAATTTTTTATAAAGTTTTACTTCCAGTAGCAGGTCCTGGATTAATAGCAGGTTCTATCTTATGTTTTGCGAGAGCTATGGGAGAATATGGTGCAACTTCAATGGTTGCAGGTAATATACAAGGAAAGACAGGAACTGTATCTCAAACAATAGCTATGGTAATAAATGATGGAGATTATTTAAAAGCAGGAGCATGGGTAATAATTGTGTTGATTATATCCTTTGTAATAATTTATATGACAAATATTGTATTAAATAAAAAATAA
- a CDS encoding MOSC domain-containing protein yields the protein MAEIIGICTSERKGTQKSEVSSARLIENHGIENDAHAGKWHRQVSLLSYEKIKDFRAKGADVALGAFGENIIIDEYDFRSMPIGTRFKIGDVILELSQIGKECHSHCAIFHAVGDCIMPREGVFTEVIVGGEIKVGDEVEVIEADPNRPLTAAVITVSDKGSVGLRKDESGPIITKGLEEQGFLVKEEIIVPDEQNKIEQQLIRLADQRQINLIITTGGTGFAFRDVTPEATNAVCNKMANGIAEAIRAYSMQYTKRAMFSRAVSGIRNSTLIINLPGSPKAVSEALEFLLPNLNHGLEILKGTARECARK from the coding sequence GATTGATAGAAAATCACGGTATTGAAAATGATGCACATGCTGGAAAATGGCATAGACAGGTGAGCCTTCTTTCATATGAAAAGATAAAAGACTTTAGGGCAAAAGGAGCAGATGTTGCTCTTGGAGCTTTTGGCGAAAATATTATAATAGACGAATACGATTTTAGGTCTATGCCCATTGGTACAAGATTTAAAATAGGCGATGTGATTTTGGAATTGAGCCAGATAGGTAAGGAATGCCATTCACATTGTGCAATATTCCATGCGGTTGGAGATTGTATAATGCCTAGAGAGGGTGTTTTTACAGAAGTAATAGTAGGCGGAGAAATAAAAGTTGGAGATGAAGTTGAAGTGATTGAAGCAGATCCAAACAGACCGCTTACAGCAGCGGTAATAACAGTTAGCGACAAGGGGTCAGTTGGATTGAGAAAAGACGAAAGTGGACCTATTATCACTAAGGGTCTTGAAGAACAGGGTTTCCTTGTAAAAGAGGAAATTATTGTTCCAGACGAACAAAATAAGATTGAACAGCAGTTGATTAGACTAGCAGACCAGAGGCAGATAAATCTGATTATAACGACTGGTGGAACAGGTTTTGCTTTTAGAGATGTGACTCCTGAGGCTACAAATGCTGTATGTAATAAGATGGCAAACGGAATAGCGGAGGCTATTAGAGCCTACTCAATGCAGTATACAAAAAGAGCCATGTTTTCTAGGGCTGTTAGCGGCATAAGAAATTCTACTCTAATAATAAATCTGCCAGGTAGCCCAAAGGCTGTTAGTGAAGCGTTAGAATTTCTTTTGCCAAATCTGAACCACGGTTTAGAGATTTTAAAGGGAACGGCTAGAGAATGTGCTAGAAAGTAA